The Virgibacillus phasianinus genome includes a window with the following:
- a CDS encoding helix-turn-helix domain-containing protein produces MDIGKIIKFYREKSGMTQVQLGKGICSVTHISKIELGQTHCSNEIITLLAKRLNINIETEIKTIKATNLRLEQWLEALIMQWDQEIETIKQELERSDHIAISGRLTFYKLLKARYYLLHEENDRAGDILSDIRSQDTLLSPFEDNFKKHVLGILHLRNQEYVKAIDSLKSIHNDEYNNSEYYYHLAVAYDNNNGKHMAYSYAVKALKYFKKTNNFLKVIDSEMLLLILQSQETLHDFHDRLKKYNALIQTCELCNNTPRKATVLHNMAYEYFTRSDYKTAGGLYKQSMVLKEKESDKYLLSLEGYIQSCARGKLVSDEELLKDAMAGLHSAKRMNASLFIHLFNLTVLLINSDEETYVSYLKDHALPFFKLTGHIFLINRSQKELFYYYSKTEQLDQAVKVAHTVLEH; encoded by the coding sequence ATGGATATAGGAAAAATCATAAAATTTTATCGCGAAAAATCAGGGATGACACAGGTTCAGCTCGGGAAAGGGATTTGCTCTGTTACACATATAAGTAAAATTGAACTTGGGCAAACACACTGCTCCAATGAAATTATTACCTTGTTAGCCAAGCGTCTTAACATCAATATCGAAACTGAAATTAAAACGATTAAGGCAACGAACCTGCGGCTGGAACAATGGCTTGAAGCGCTTATTATGCAATGGGATCAAGAGATTGAGACAATCAAACAAGAATTGGAGCGAAGTGACCACATCGCAATATCCGGCCGTCTTACTTTCTATAAATTACTCAAGGCAAGATATTACCTCTTACACGAAGAGAATGATCGAGCCGGGGACATCCTCAGCGATATACGAAGTCAAGATACGCTGCTGTCACCATTTGAAGACAATTTCAAAAAACATGTCTTGGGGATCCTGCATTTAAGGAATCAGGAGTATGTCAAAGCCATTGATTCGCTTAAATCAATCCATAATGATGAATACAATAACTCGGAATACTATTACCATCTAGCGGTAGCCTATGATAATAATAACGGGAAACACATGGCTTATTCCTATGCAGTAAAAGCACTGAAATACTTTAAAAAAACCAATAACTTCTTAAAAGTAATTGATTCCGAAATGTTGCTGTTAATCTTGCAAAGTCAGGAAACACTACATGACTTCCATGACAGGTTAAAGAAATACAACGCATTAATTCAAACCTGTGAGTTGTGCAATAATACACCAAGAAAAGCGACAGTTCTCCACAACATGGCCTATGAATATTTTACAAGATCAGATTATAAAACAGCCGGTGGCCTGTATAAACAATCGATGGTTCTGAAGGAAAAAGAATCGGATAAATACTTACTATCACTCGAGGGTTATATTCAAAGCTGTGCACGCGGGAAACTGGTATCTGATGAGGAGTTACTGAAGGACGCGATGGCCGGATTACATAGTGCAAAACGCATGAATGCATCACTGTTTATCCATCTTTTTAACCTGACAGTATTATTAATAAATAGTGATGAAGAAACGTATGTTAGCTACTTAAAAGATCATGCGTTACCATTCTTTAAACTAACTGGCCATATCTTTTTGATTAATCGATCCCAGAAAGAACTCTTCTATTACTATTCAAAAACAGAGCAGCTCGATCAAGCGGTAAAAGTTGCACATACCGTTTTAGAACATTAA